Proteins from a genomic interval of Streptomyces fodineus:
- a CDS encoding antibiotic biosynthesis monooxygenase family protein, which yields MSDRANAPVQPASLPEPPCYAAIFTAHRTDDDPDGYDRTAAHLSRLVREVPGFLGEDAARTPGGLAVSVAYFRDLAGLAQWRDHPAHLAAKRRGRERWYERYSLHIAKVEHAHVFARE from the coding sequence ATGAGCGATCGAGCGAACGCCCCTGTACAGCCCGCTTCCCTCCCTGAACCTCCCTGCTACGCCGCCATCTTCACCGCCCACCGCACCGACGACGACCCCGACGGATACGACCGCACCGCCGCACACCTGTCCCGGCTCGTCCGCGAAGTCCCCGGCTTCCTCGGTGAGGACGCGGCCCGTACTCCCGGCGGACTCGCCGTCAGCGTCGCCTACTTCCGCGACCTCGCCGGGCTCGCGCAGTGGCGCGATCACCCGGCACACCTCGCGGCCAAGCGGCGCGGGCGGGAGCGGTGGTACGAGCGGTACTCCCTGCACATCGCCAAGGTCGAGCACGCGCACGTCTTCGCGCGGGAGTGA
- a CDS encoding MarR family transcriptional regulator has product MHGTPRPSAATPAQALAAMDHLIAAHLIGQQELARRLGLNVTDLTCFAFVLEAGEDLLTAGDLAARAHVTTGAVTGILNRLERAGYVTRRPDPTDRRRVRVAAVPAAVTRVEAVYAGHYERLTALFCDYSSEELAIITDWFTRATALAHEYLEKLNRNDPDEGC; this is encoded by the coding sequence ATGCACGGCACGCCGCGACCGTCAGCCGCCACTCCGGCCCAGGCACTGGCGGCGATGGACCACCTCATCGCCGCCCACCTGATCGGACAGCAGGAGCTGGCCCGGCGGCTGGGCCTGAACGTCACCGACCTGACCTGTTTCGCCTTCGTGCTGGAGGCCGGCGAGGACCTGCTGACGGCCGGCGACCTCGCCGCCCGCGCCCACGTGACCACCGGCGCGGTGACCGGCATCCTCAACCGCCTCGAACGCGCCGGGTATGTCACCCGCCGCCCCGACCCCACGGACCGCCGCCGGGTCCGCGTGGCCGCCGTACCGGCCGCCGTCACGCGCGTCGAGGCGGTGTACGCGGGCCACTACGAACGGCTGACGGCCCTGTTCTGCGACTACTCCTCCGAGGAACTGGCGATCATCACCGACTGGTTCACCCGGGCCACCGCCCTGGCACACGAGTATCTGGAGAAGCTGAACCGGAACGACCCGGACGAGGGGTGCTGA
- a CDS encoding SDR family oxidoreductase: MTHLTGKAALVTGASRGIGRAIALRLAAGGALVAVHYGSNDNAAAETVQLIEKGGGQAFPVRAELGVPGDIDTLFAALKAGLEARTGQARLDIVVNNAAINTGGTVETITPEGFDRLIAINTKAPLFIIQRALPLLNDNGRIINVTTAATRIAMPEAPYAMTKAPVEVLSRSLAQALGARGVTVNAVAPGPTVTDMNPWMLGNPEVQQMVGSGNAIPRVGRPDDIADVVAFLASEASRWVTGQVVDASGGCFLGPRI; this comes from the coding sequence ATGACGCACCTGACTGGTAAGGCCGCGCTGGTGACCGGGGCCTCGCGGGGGATAGGCCGTGCGATCGCCCTGCGGCTGGCAGCCGGTGGTGCACTGGTGGCGGTGCACTACGGCAGCAACGACAACGCGGCCGCCGAAACCGTGCAGTTGATCGAGAAGGGCGGCGGCCAAGCATTCCCGGTGCGCGCCGAGTTGGGAGTGCCCGGCGACATCGACACCCTGTTCGCCGCCCTGAAGGCCGGCCTGGAAGCCAGGACCGGCCAGGCGCGGCTGGACATCGTGGTCAACAACGCCGCCATCAACACCGGCGGAACGGTCGAGACCATCACCCCCGAAGGCTTCGACCGGCTCATCGCGATCAACACCAAGGCGCCGCTGTTCATCATCCAACGAGCCCTGCCCCTGCTCAACGACAACGGCCGGATCATCAACGTGACCACCGCCGCGACCAGGATCGCGATGCCCGAGGCACCGTACGCGATGACCAAAGCCCCCGTCGAAGTGCTCAGCCGCTCCCTCGCCCAGGCCTTGGGCGCACGCGGTGTCACGGTCAACGCCGTGGCGCCGGGGCCGACGGTCACCGACATGAACCCCTGGATGCTCGGCAACCCCGAGGTCCAGCAGATGGTCGGTTCCGGCAACGCGATCCCCCGCGTCGGCCGGCCCGACGACATCGCCGACGTGGTGGCCTTCCTGGCCTCCGAAGCAAGCCGCTGGGTGACCGGACAGGTCGTCGACGCCTCCGGCGGCTGCTTCCTCGGCCCGCGCATCTGA
- a CDS encoding response regulator transcription factor: MTTTSPQGRTELLRPDGSPVRVLVVDDELSITELLSMALRYEGWQIRSAGDGQGAVHTAREFRPDAVVLDMMLPDMDGLTVLGRLRRELPDVPVLFLTAKDAVEDRIAGLTAGGDDYVTKPFSLEEVVARLRGLIRRSGAADRRSDSVLVVGDLTLDEDSHEVSRAGESIHLTATEFELLRFLMRNPRRVLSKAQILDRVWSYDFGGQANVVELYISYLRRKIDAGREPMIHTRRGAGYLIKPAAS; the protein is encoded by the coding sequence ATGACCACGACCTCGCCCCAGGGGCGCACCGAACTGCTGAGGCCGGACGGGAGCCCCGTCCGAGTGCTTGTGGTGGATGACGAGCTGTCGATCACCGAACTGCTGAGCATGGCCCTTCGCTACGAGGGCTGGCAGATCAGGAGTGCGGGCGACGGGCAGGGCGCCGTTCATACCGCCCGTGAGTTCCGGCCCGACGCCGTCGTGCTCGACATGATGCTGCCCGACATGGACGGCCTGACCGTCCTCGGGCGGCTGCGGCGCGAACTGCCGGACGTGCCCGTCCTGTTCCTCACGGCCAAGGACGCCGTGGAGGACCGTATCGCCGGGCTCACCGCCGGCGGCGACGACTACGTCACCAAGCCGTTCAGTCTCGAAGAGGTCGTGGCACGGCTGCGGGGGCTGATCCGCCGGTCCGGGGCCGCCGACCGGCGGTCCGACTCGGTGCTCGTCGTGGGGGACCTGACCCTCGACGAGGACAGTCACGAGGTCTCCCGGGCCGGGGAGTCCATCCACCTCACCGCCACCGAGTTCGAGCTGCTGCGCTTCCTCATGCGCAATCCGCGGCGCGTGCTCAGCAAGGCGCAGATACTGGACCGGGTGTGGTCGTACGACTTCGGCGGGCAGGCCAACGTCGTCGAGCTGTACATCTCCTACCTGCGGCGGAAGATCGACGCGGGGCGGGAGCCGATGATCCACACCCGGCGTGGGGCCGGTTACCTGATCAAGCCCGCCGCGTCATGA
- a CDS encoding HGxxPAAW family protein, whose protein sequence is MSLYDEGHTIAGWTGFGIATVGSGVVGLGVCTTSLPAVAGGLAVVAVSVLVTWVLHLAGWGKPPGVRARGQWGMRVRDAQAREGHTGCVGCRLAGRERRTVVVAAATGRPTAAESIPLSPFE, encoded by the coding sequence ATGAGTCTGTACGACGAGGGTCACACGATCGCCGGCTGGACCGGCTTCGGCATCGCGACGGTGGGAAGCGGCGTGGTGGGGCTGGGGGTGTGTACGACCTCGCTGCCGGCGGTCGCGGGCGGGCTCGCCGTCGTGGCCGTGAGCGTCCTGGTGACCTGGGTCCTGCACCTGGCCGGCTGGGGCAAGCCACCGGGCGTGCGGGCCCGGGGGCAGTGGGGGATGCGGGTACGGGACGCTCAGGCCCGGGAGGGGCATACCGGGTGCGTCGGGTGCCGGCTGGCGGGACGGGAGCGCCGGACCGTGGTGGTGGCTGCGGCGACGGGACGGCCGACTGCCGCCGAATCGATACCTCTGTCACCTTTCGAGTGA
- a CDS encoding DUF2797 domain-containing protein → MAQAWKCTGLRWASDGPVLVWDGGRRSVLPRGKRIGFAVPDGGARACVGARGHACPVRAVVPGRSTGARCEECARLDRAHSVAADTVADDPRPYRVYLAWFGPGMVKVGITAVERGSARLLEQGAVCFSWLGTGPLMAARRTEELLRAALQVPDRIPYAEKRAVRSALPETAAERAAQVRDLHARAVALAGWPESLRPEACEVSDHVGVFGLGTAPAAVGEVVELVPGGGVSGELVAAAGPDLHLAVAGRGVVVLDTRLMSGWQMVPVADSRTSGLTFPVREFTRPQEGLF, encoded by the coding sequence ATGGCACAGGCATGGAAGTGCACGGGACTGCGCTGGGCGTCCGATGGTCCCGTGCTGGTGTGGGACGGCGGGCGGCGCAGTGTGCTGCCCCGGGGGAAGCGGATCGGGTTCGCGGTGCCGGACGGGGGTGCGCGGGCGTGTGTGGGGGCGCGGGGGCATGCGTGTCCGGTGCGGGCCGTGGTGCCGGGGCGGAGCACGGGGGCCCGGTGCGAGGAGTGCGCGCGGCTGGACCGGGCGCACTCGGTGGCCGCCGACACGGTCGCCGACGACCCGCGGCCGTACCGGGTGTATCTGGCGTGGTTCGGGCCCGGCATGGTCAAGGTCGGGATCACCGCCGTAGAGCGGGGCAGCGCGCGGCTGCTGGAGCAGGGTGCCGTCTGTTTCAGCTGGCTCGGCACCGGCCCGCTGATGGCCGCCCGGCGCACCGAGGAACTGCTGCGGGCCGCGCTCCAGGTGCCGGACCGGATTCCGTACGCCGAGAAGCGGGCGGTGCGGTCGGCGTTGCCGGAGACCGCGGCGGAGCGTGCGGCGCAGGTGCGGGACCTGCACGCGCGGGCCGTGGCGCTCGCCGGGTGGCCGGAGTCCCTGCGCCCGGAGGCCTGTGAAGTGAGCGATCACGTAGGGGTGTTCGGGCTCGGCACCGCTCCCGCGGCCGTCGGGGAAGTGGTGGAGCTCGTCCCCGGCGGCGGTGTGAGCGGTGAGCTGGTCGCGGCTGCCGGGCCCGATCTGCATCTGGCGGTCGCCGGGCGCGGGGTCGTCGTGCTCGACACCCGGCTGATGAGCGGCTGGCAGATGGTGCCGGTGGCCGACTCCCGGACGAGTGGACTCACCTTTCCGGTGCGGGAGTTCACACGGCCGCAGGAGGGGCTGTTCTGA
- a CDS encoding LysR family transcriptional regulator: MELRDIEIFLTLAEELHFARTAARLHVTPARVSQAIKKQERRIGAPLFDRSNRTVRLTPIGQQLRDDLWPMYTGLQEGMRRAKLAAQGVTAVLRVGLIPLNAHDLRHYWDTFRRNHPQCKLQIRNVPYVDPFAGLRRGDIDVLVAWLPVEEPDLAVGPVLFTEPRVLGVAVDHELTRHATASVEMLADFLHCDTPSRPDYWADSYLPPHTPAGRRIERGHLARSAEEVLSLVTAGEAVNLLPHHVSRYWIRPDITYLPVQDMDRLASGLVWSAEAENDMIRALAQTVQELGPLDVAEL, translated from the coding sequence GTGGAGCTCCGTGATATCGAGATATTCCTGACCCTGGCCGAGGAACTCCACTTCGCCCGTACCGCCGCCCGCCTGCACGTCACCCCCGCCCGCGTCAGCCAAGCGATCAAGAAGCAGGAACGCCGGATCGGCGCACCGCTGTTCGACCGCAGTAACCGCACGGTGCGGCTGACCCCTATCGGCCAGCAGCTCCGCGACGACCTCTGGCCGATGTACACCGGCCTTCAGGAGGGCATGCGCCGAGCCAAACTGGCCGCCCAGGGCGTCACCGCCGTGCTGCGCGTCGGGTTGATCCCCCTCAACGCCCACGACCTGCGGCACTACTGGGACACGTTCCGCAGGAACCACCCCCAGTGCAAGCTGCAGATCCGCAATGTTCCCTACGTTGACCCGTTCGCCGGGTTGCGCCGTGGCGACATCGACGTCCTGGTCGCGTGGCTGCCCGTCGAGGAGCCCGATCTGGCCGTGGGGCCGGTGCTGTTCACGGAGCCGCGCGTGTTGGGCGTGGCCGTCGATCACGAACTAACCCGGCACGCAACCGCCTCGGTGGAGATGCTCGCCGACTTCTTGCACTGTGACACGCCGTCCAGGCCCGACTACTGGGCAGACAGCTATCTCCCACCCCACACCCCTGCGGGCCGTCGGATCGAGCGCGGCCACCTGGCGCGCAGTGCCGAGGAGGTCCTTTCCCTCGTCACCGCCGGAGAGGCTGTCAACCTCTTGCCCCACCACGTCAGCCGCTACTGGATCCGCCCCGACATCACCTACCTGCCCGTCCAGGACATGGACCGTCTCGCGTCCGGGCTGGTGTGGTCGGCCGAGGCGGAGAACGACATGATCCGCGCCCTCGCCCAGACCGTCCAAGAGCTCGGTCCCCTCGACGTCGCCGAACTCTGA
- a CDS encoding DUF4389 domain-containing protein, with protein MADHTWAQRPVSLPEVRPELDLPEPGRQRRWTVLLRWLLLIPQYIALFFLWVAASVVMVVGWFAALITGRLPETIASFLTGYLVYSTRVTAYAMLLVDAYPPFAFLAPGHPVQVEVRPGKLNRLAVLFRIILLIPAMVVVELLMLGWYAICPVFWVMVLIRGRMPRTLFEATATTARYNMRLSAYLMMLTAAYPKRLFGDAPAPGEQPRSATRPLLLSDAGKALVVLFLVLGALLLIFEEFITATTNTSTTSQPSAASLSTVPGTPL; from the coding sequence ATGGCAGACCATACGTGGGCGCAGCGCCCCGTTTCCCTGCCGGAGGTACGCCCGGAGCTGGATCTCCCCGAGCCCGGCCGGCAGCGCCGCTGGACCGTGTTGCTGCGCTGGCTCCTGCTGATCCCCCAGTACATCGCCCTGTTCTTCCTGTGGGTCGCCGCGTCCGTCGTCATGGTCGTCGGCTGGTTCGCCGCCCTGATCACCGGACGGCTGCCCGAAACGATCGCCTCGTTCCTGACCGGCTACCTCGTCTACTCGACCCGCGTCACCGCCTACGCGATGCTGTTGGTCGACGCCTACCCGCCGTTCGCCTTCCTGGCGCCCGGCCACCCCGTCCAGGTCGAGGTCCGTCCCGGGAAGCTCAACCGCCTCGCCGTCCTGTTCCGCATCATTCTGCTCATCCCCGCCATGGTCGTGGTGGAGCTGCTCATGCTCGGCTGGTACGCGATCTGCCCCGTCTTCTGGGTCATGGTGCTGATCCGTGGCCGGATGCCGCGCACGCTGTTCGAGGCGACCGCCACCACCGCCCGCTACAACATGCGTCTGTCCGCCTACCTGATGATGCTCACCGCGGCCTACCCCAAGCGGCTGTTCGGCGACGCGCCTGCCCCTGGCGAGCAACCCCGCTCAGCCACCCGCCCGCTGCTCCTCAGCGATGCGGGCAAAGCCCTGGTCGTCCTGTTCCTCGTCCTAGGAGCCCTGCTCTTGATCTTCGAGGAATTCATCACTGCCACCACCAACACCAGCACCACCTCACAGCCTTCAGCCGCCTCCCTGTCGACCGTTCCAGGCACCCCTCTATGA